In Allomuricauda ruestringensis DSM 13258, the following proteins share a genomic window:
- a CDS encoding WbqC family protein, with translation MKILVHPSYFPSIATFAVIVQHEVIWEAHDNFQKQTYRNRCYISTDKGKHMLNIPIKHVGGKDGRQKYADVTMENSYNWKKEHWRTLETAYRTSPFFEFYEDELRPLYEGNDDSLYNFNLKTIEVIAACIGVEVPTEKSEKYEVDPETVFDARFLADAKKGKDWDVEPYSQVFEERHGFVPNLSVLDLLFNEGTNTLTYLKSLSLDLKHA, from the coding sequence TTGAAGATTCTTGTTCATCCATCTTATTTTCCTAGCATTGCTACATTTGCGGTCATTGTTCAACATGAGGTAATTTGGGAGGCCCATGATAATTTTCAGAAGCAGACTTATAGAAACCGCTGCTATATTTCCACGGATAAGGGCAAACACATGCTCAACATCCCCATTAAGCACGTAGGCGGCAAAGACGGACGTCAAAAATATGCCGATGTTACCATGGAGAACAGCTACAACTGGAAAAAGGAACATTGGCGTACTTTGGAAACCGCATACAGGACCTCCCCATTTTTTGAGTTTTATGAGGATGAGCTGAGACCTCTTTATGAAGGAAATGACGACTCACTATATAACTTCAATCTAAAAACTATTGAAGTAATTGCAGCTTGTATCGGAGTGGAGGTTCCAACAGAAAAATCTGAAAAATACGAAGTGGACCCAGAAACAGTCTTTGATGCTCGTTTTTTGGCTGATGCAAAAAAGGGGAAAGACTGGGACGTGGAACCCTATTCCCAAGTATTTGAAGAACGCCATGGGTTTGTTCCCAATTTAAGTGTGCTGGATCTCCTGTTCAACGAGGGAACCAACACACTCACCTATCTAAAAAGTTTATCTTTGGATTTAAAACATGCTTAG
- the ribH gene encoding 6,7-dimethyl-8-ribityllumazine synthase, with protein sequence MATENKNLSVYDKSKIPNAKHLRFGIVVSEWNGEITEALYDGAEEALVDCGALPENVLRWNVPGSFELTFGCKKIIQTEKVDAVIAIGSVIRGETSHFDFVCSATAQGIKDLNVAYDVPVIFCVLTDDNIEQSKARSGGKHGNKGTEAAIAAIQMAVLGK encoded by the coding sequence ATGGCCACAGAGAACAAAAACTTATCCGTTTACGATAAAAGCAAAATCCCAAATGCGAAGCACCTTCGGTTTGGGATTGTTGTTTCTGAATGGAACGGCGAAATTACCGAAGCACTATATGATGGTGCCGAAGAAGCTTTAGTGGATTGCGGGGCACTTCCTGAAAATGTGCTTCGATGGAACGTACCTGGAAGTTTTGAACTGACCTTTGGTTGCAAAAAAATAATTCAAACGGAAAAAGTTGATGCCGTTATAGCCATAGGTAGTGTTATCCGTGGCGAAACCAGTCATTTTGATTTCGTATGCAGTGCAACAGCACAAGGTATCAAGGATTTAAACGTGGCGTATGATGTTCCCGTGATATTTTGTGTGTTGACGGATGATAACATTGAGCAATCCAAAGCTAGAAGCGGGGGTAAACACGGAAACAAAGGAACTGAAGCTGCCATTGCCGCCATTCAAATGGCTGTTCTGGGCAAGTAA
- the dapB gene encoding 4-hydroxy-tetrahydrodipicolinate reductase, whose translation MKIGLFGYGKMGKMIEQIAQDRGHSIVAKIDDPSQDVDYTSMDVAIDFSTPEAAFDNITNCFKNNVPVISGTTGWLDNYAEAIKICDDNKSAFIYASNFSLGVNIFFELNKHLAKMMAGLEQYKVVMEEIHHTQKLDAPSGTAITLAEGVIENTSYEKWELDKSGDKIIPIKSIREGMVPGTHSIAYESPVDTIEIKHEAHNREGFALGAVIASEWIHGKTGVFSMKDVLNLS comes from the coding sequence ATGAAGATTGGTCTGTTTGGATATGGCAAAATGGGAAAGATGATTGAGCAAATCGCTCAGGACAGAGGCCATTCCATTGTAGCAAAAATTGACGACCCTTCACAAGATGTAGATTACACCTCCATGGATGTAGCCATTGATTTTAGTACACCCGAGGCAGCTTTTGACAATATTACCAACTGTTTTAAAAACAATGTGCCCGTTATAAGCGGTACCACAGGATGGTTGGACAACTATGCTGAAGCCATCAAAATTTGTGATGATAACAAGAGTGCCTTTATCTACGCCTCTAATTTTAGTTTGGGTGTCAATATTTTCTTTGAACTCAATAAACATCTAGCCAAAATGATGGCTGGTTTGGAACAATACAAGGTTGTTATGGAAGAAATCCACCATACCCAAAAACTGGACGCCCCCAGTGGAACTGCCATAACCTTGGCTGAAGGTGTTATTGAAAACACATCCTACGAAAAGTGGGAATTGGACAAATCTGGAGATAAAATCATACCAATAAAATCCATAAGGGAAGGTATGGTGCCGGGAACGCATAGCATTGCCTATGAAAGTCCCGTGGACACTATCGAAATAAAACACGAAGCACACAACAGGGAAGGTTTTGCTCTGGGAGCAGTTATTGCATCGGAATGGATACACGGAAAAACAGGTGTTTTTTCCATGAAAGATGTGTTAAACCTAAGCTAA
- the lepB gene encoding signal peptidase I translates to MDGTQWIIFILVIQVIHFLGTWKLYVKAGRKPWEAAIPIYNGIVLMKIINRPWWWVLLLFIPIINLLMFPVVWVETIRSFGKNSLVDTWLVILTLGLYIYYINYAEDVQYIEDRSLKPKTGLGEWVSSIVFAIVAATFVHTYFIQPYVIPTGSLERTLRVGDFLFVSKFHFGARVPMTTLAAPMVHDTLPVLKTRSYLADVNPETYKTSWINKLQLPYMRLPGFEKVEKNDIVVFSLPADTLYQFFKAQKAVIKPIDKKSNYVKRCVGTPGDSLEVINGYVYINGKQLQLSDRAKPMYMYDIYAQNGVSSKYLEEVDASDYVRKYIASNINESQYNGLAPYISGARPTDNGKIELYTQENGIPTDVIRELRLSLTEEKPRSRMANLTDEMVSALRNNPAIDSVVQTVEPKGEYGGAFPQKPNLYPWNNDNFGPIYIPKKGTTVEINSRTIPLYKKIIRDYEHNDVKVTGNKVLVNGEEASTYTFKQDYYWMMGDNRDHSEDSRTWGYVPADHIVGKPVFLWMSFDNFRQGIANWRVRWDRVFTTVGGSGKPVSYFWYFIGLLAAWFIFDFFRKRKKKKA, encoded by the coding sequence ATGGACGGTACACAATGGATTATTTTTATCCTGGTCATCCAGGTTATCCATTTCTTGGGAACATGGAAACTCTACGTTAAGGCAGGCAGAAAACCATGGGAAGCCGCCATACCTATTTATAACGGCATTGTTTTGATGAAAATCATTAACAGACCTTGGTGGTGGGTGCTGTTGTTGTTCATCCCGATCATCAATTTATTGATGTTCCCCGTAGTTTGGGTGGAAACCATCCGAAGTTTTGGAAAGAATTCCCTTGTAGATACTTGGTTGGTGATTCTTACACTTGGTCTTTACATTTATTACATCAATTATGCTGAAGATGTACAATATATTGAAGACCGTAGCCTAAAACCAAAAACGGGATTGGGCGAATGGGTGAGCTCCATTGTGTTTGCCATAGTTGCCGCCACTTTCGTGCACACGTACTTCATTCAACCTTACGTGATTCCAACAGGATCCTTGGAACGTACCTTGCGTGTTGGTGACTTTTTGTTTGTTAGCAAATTCCATTTTGGTGCACGAGTACCTATGACCACATTGGCCGCGCCTATGGTTCATGATACGCTTCCCGTACTGAAAACAAGATCATATTTGGCCGATGTAAATCCGGAAACCTATAAAACTTCTTGGATAAACAAGCTTCAACTACCCTATATGCGTTTGCCTGGTTTTGAAAAAGTTGAAAAAAATGATATTGTGGTATTCAGCTTGCCAGCTGACACTCTTTATCAATTCTTTAAAGCTCAGAAAGCAGTTATAAAGCCAATTGACAAGAAATCAAATTATGTAAAACGTTGTGTGGGAACTCCTGGGGATTCTCTCGAAGTAATCAATGGATATGTTTATATCAACGGCAAACAGCTTCAACTTTCGGACAGGGCAAAACCGATGTATATGTATGATATTTATGCCCAAAATGGAGTTTCCAGTAAATACTTGGAAGAGGTTGATGCCTCTGACTACGTTCGAAAATACATAGCATCCAATATCAACGAATCCCAATATAATGGATTGGCTCCTTATATTTCTGGTGCAAGACCAACTGACAATGGAAAAATTGAGCTTTACACACAGGAAAATGGCATTCCAACCGATGTTATTCGTGAATTGCGGCTTTCCCTTACGGAAGAAAAGCCACGTTCTCGAATGGCCAATTTAACTGATGAAATGGTCTCGGCACTTAGAAACAATCCCGCTATTGATTCTGTAGTACAGACCGTTGAACCCAAAGGGGAATATGGTGGGGCTTTCCCTCAAAAACCCAACCTATATCCTTGGAACAACGATAACTTTGGGCCGATTTATATTCCCAAGAAAGGGACCACCGTGGAAATCAATTCGAGGACCATTCCGTTGTACAAAAAAATCATCCGCGATTACGAGCACAACGATGTAAAAGTAACAGGAAACAAAGTACTCGTTAACGGTGAGGAAGCCAGTACCTATACGTTTAAACAAGACTATTATTGGATGATGGGAGACAACCGCGATCATTCCGAGGACAGCAGAACTTGGGGCTATGTTCCTGCAGACCACATTGTGGGCAAACCTGTTTTTCTTTGGATGAGCTTTGACAACTTTAGACAGGGAATCGCCAACTGGAGGGTGCGTTGGGACCGTGTATTTACGACTGTTGGTGGTAGTGGAAAGCCTGTATCATACTTCTGGTACTTTATAGGGCTTTTGGCAGCATGGTTTATTTTTGATTTCTTCCGCAAGAGAAAGAAAAAGAAAGCATAG
- the mutL gene encoding DNA mismatch repair endonuclease MutL has translation MADIIKLLPDHVANQIAAGEVVQRPASVVKELMENAIDAGSTSIKLIIKDGGKALIQVVDDGVGMSETDARLSFERHATSKISSAQDLFNLETKGFRGEALASIAAIAHVDMQTRTSSNEVGTHLKIEGSKIVSQDVVATPKGTSISVKNLFFNIPARRNFLKSNQVELRHITDEFHRVALVHPNIEFHFYNNGSEIFNLPIAKHRQRIVHIFGSKMESRLVPVNEETEVVKVSGFICKPEFAKKSRGEQFFFANNRFIKSPYLHHAVVAAFEGLIKSDTYPGYFLFLDVDPSSIDINIHPTKTEVKFDDENTLYAILRSTIKHSLGQFNVAPVLDFDHDPNLDTPYSYKEKGVVIPKVTVDATFNPFQEAPTKKNTGNSFRKQSTKGWEDLYEGLGNQNDHNEFSSVVIESESEEQGTLYSDKDVEEHLASTFQLRRKYVVSTVKSGMLVIHQNRAHERILFEKFLGEITVKEGVSQQLLFPLELTFNKQELAVLQEIKESLTNIGFAFQSLEEETVKVTGVPMMVPESGIGTVLDRLIADYMEGYADSSISQAEMLAKALSRNLAVRTGDVLDQESQLTLVNNLFACKEPTLSPFQKITYTIISEGDIDKKFN, from the coding sequence ATGGCGGACATCATTAAACTTTTACCGGACCATGTCGCTAACCAAATAGCAGCAGGGGAGGTGGTCCAACGACCCGCTTCCGTAGTAAAGGAGCTCATGGAAAACGCCATTGATGCAGGTTCAACTTCCATTAAATTGATCATCAAGGATGGTGGTAAAGCACTTATCCAAGTAGTTGATGATGGTGTTGGTATGAGCGAAACGGATGCCCGCTTGTCTTTTGAGCGGCATGCCACATCCAAAATATCATCCGCTCAGGATTTGTTTAATCTTGAGACCAAAGGTTTTCGGGGAGAGGCCTTGGCCTCCATTGCCGCGATTGCCCATGTGGATATGCAAACCAGAACTTCGTCCAATGAGGTGGGAACCCACCTTAAGATTGAAGGCAGCAAGATTGTTTCCCAAGATGTCGTAGCGACTCCAAAAGGAACGTCCATATCTGTCAAAAACCTGTTTTTCAATATTCCCGCAAGGCGAAACTTTTTAAAATCGAACCAAGTGGAGCTTCGCCATATTACGGATGAGTTTCATCGGGTAGCCTTGGTGCATCCCAATATTGAGTTCCATTTTTACAATAACGGCTCGGAAATCTTTAATCTACCAATTGCAAAACATCGTCAACGCATTGTACACATATTTGGTAGTAAAATGGAAAGCCGATTGGTACCTGTGAACGAAGAAACCGAGGTAGTAAAAGTTTCTGGCTTTATCTGTAAGCCCGAGTTTGCCAAGAAAAGTAGGGGTGAGCAGTTCTTTTTTGCCAATAACCGATTCATAAAGAGTCCATATTTGCATCATGCTGTGGTCGCTGCTTTTGAAGGGTTGATTAAATCCGACACCTACCCAGGTTATTTTTTGTTTTTGGATGTGGATCCTTCCTCTATCGATATCAACATTCATCCCACCAAAACCGAGGTAAAGTTTGATGATGAGAACACTTTGTATGCGATTTTAAGGTCTACCATAAAACATAGTCTGGGGCAATTCAACGTGGCCCCAGTATTGGATTTTGACCATGACCCCAATCTAGACACTCCATATTCCTACAAAGAAAAAGGAGTCGTGATTCCAAAAGTGACTGTGGACGCTACGTTTAATCCGTTTCAGGAAGCTCCGACCAAGAAAAATACAGGTAACAGTTTCCGTAAACAAAGCACCAAAGGTTGGGAAGATTTGTACGAAGGTCTTGGCAATCAAAATGACCACAACGAGTTTAGTAGTGTAGTTATTGAGTCGGAAAGTGAGGAGCAAGGAACGTTGTATTCGGACAAGGATGTCGAAGAACATTTGGCCAGTACGTTTCAATTGCGCCGAAAATATGTGGTAAGCACGGTAAAATCAGGGATGTTGGTCATCCATCAGAACAGGGCGCACGAACGGATTCTCTTTGAAAAGTTTTTAGGTGAGATTACCGTTAAAGAGGGTGTGAGCCAACAATTGCTGTTTCCTTTGGAATTGACCTTTAATAAACAGGAATTGGCGGTGCTGCAAGAAATTAAAGAAAGTCTGACAAACATTGGATTTGCTTTCCAGAGTTTGGAAGAAGAAACTGTAAAAGTGACAGGCGTGCCCATGATGGTTCCCGAAAGTGGAATTGGCACGGTATTGGATCGCTTGATTGCGGATTATATGGAGGGTTACGCCGATAGTTCCATTTCGCAAGCCGAAATGTTGGCCAAGGCACTCAGTAGAAATTTGGCTGTAAGAACAGGGGATGTTTTGGACCAAGAATCGCAATTGACCTTGGTGAACAATCTTTTTGCTTGCAAAGAACCTACTTTGAGCCCTTTTCAAAAAATAACGTACACCATTATCTCCGAAGGGGATATCGATAAAAAATTCAATTAA
- a CDS encoding DUF6122 family protein codes for MLRHLIHYGIHFLVPILIAVWFFKDNRIKVALILLAGIIIDIDHLWANPLFDTNRCSIGFHALHSYWAIGIYCILPFFKPTRIIGLALIIHIIADTIDCLLM; via the coding sequence ATGCTTAGGCATCTCATCCATTATGGAATTCATTTCTTGGTGCCAATTCTGATTGCGGTTTGGTTTTTTAAGGATAATAGAATTAAGGTGGCTTTGATTCTACTCGCAGGGATTATCATCGATATAGATCACCTTTGGGCCAATCCCCTATTTGACACCAACCGTTGTAGTATTGGGTTTCATGCCCTGCATAGTTATTGGGCAATTGGCATTTACTGCATACTACCCTTTTTTAAACCTACACGAATTATTGGATTGGCATTGATCATTCACATAATCGCTGACACTATAGATTGTTTACTGATGTGA
- a CDS encoding endonuclease/exonuclease/phosphatase family protein: MFGPFYGLGNNHVPQKESSDLKIMSYNVWGFNKNGWMEEPGVGDSIIEFVKKHDPDIFCVQEHNRARYQQLRQYPYRSETPHPNKRATQAIFSKFPIISSGSLDLPSTQNNIIYADILFRKDTIRVYNLHLQSFKIRPSTDNFSDGEKSERTYKRLVHTFSKQLEQAEIFRKHFENSSYTNIVCGDLNNTQFSNIYKIVKGDLQDTFLEKGKGFGRTYDFWKIPLRIDYILADPEFEVLSHQNFNERLSDHYPVMATLRFNSHQ, translated from the coding sequence ATGTTTGGACCTTTTTATGGATTGGGCAATAACCATGTTCCCCAAAAAGAATCATCCGACTTGAAAATTATGTCCTATAATGTGTGGGGTTTCAACAAAAATGGATGGATGGAGGAACCTGGTGTTGGCGATAGTATTATTGAATTTGTTAAGAAACATGACCCTGATATATTTTGTGTGCAGGAACACAATAGAGCACGGTATCAGCAACTGAGACAATATCCATACCGTAGTGAAACACCTCATCCCAATAAAAGAGCAACTCAAGCTATATTTTCCAAGTTCCCAATAATAAGTAGTGGTTCGTTGGATCTTCCCAGTACACAGAACAACATTATATATGCAGATATTTTATTTCGAAAAGATACCATTAGGGTTTATAATCTGCATTTGCAATCGTTTAAAATAAGACCCAGTACCGATAATTTTTCAGATGGGGAAAAGTCGGAGAGGACATATAAAAGGTTGGTCCATACATTTTCAAAGCAGTTGGAACAGGCAGAGATATTCAGGAAACATTTTGAGAACAGCTCTTATACCAATATAGTTTGTGGTGATTTAAACAACACACAGTTTTCCAACATCTACAAAATAGTAAAAGGAGATTTGCAAGATACTTTTTTGGAAAAGGGCAAAGGTTTTGGTCGTACGTATGATTTCTGGAAGATTCCATTGCGTATCGATTATATATTGGCCGACCCTGAGTTTGAAGTACTTTCCCATCAAAATTTTAATGAGCGATTGTCCGATCACTATCCTGTTATGGCCACTTTGCGCTTCAACTCACATCAGTAA
- a CDS encoding rhomboid family intramembrane serine protease, producing MMSGGVRYQFARLSIAEKLIAVNVLIFLIDGLSGALFGQSFSQWFHLPKDFFEFLAQPWSLVTYSFFHAGFGHIFWNMIILYFASRIFLNLFDAQRFINVYFLGLILGGLVFLLSYNVFPTLVNSNTALIGASAGVNAVLIFVCAYIPNQEVRVIFFNIKLWYIGVALVVKDLVLIGMGDNIGGGMAHLGGAFLGYMYARQLFKGNDIGSGFTKLRSAIIALFKPKEKKAPMKTVYKKKTSSSRKADYDKQAKQKKIDSILDKISKSGYESLSKEEKDFLFKAGKE from the coding sequence ATGATGAGTGGAGGGGTTCGATATCAATTTGCTAGGTTAAGCATTGCCGAAAAGCTTATAGCCGTTAATGTTCTGATTTTTCTAATAGACGGACTTTCAGGGGCATTGTTTGGGCAGTCTTTTTCGCAATGGTTCCACTTGCCCAAGGATTTCTTTGAATTTTTGGCTCAGCCTTGGTCTTTGGTCACGTATTCTTTTTTTCACGCAGGTTTTGGTCATATTTTTTGGAATATGATCATACTCTATTTTGCCAGTCGGATATTCTTGAACCTTTTTGATGCCCAACGCTTTATCAACGTTTACTTTTTAGGGTTGATATTGGGTGGGTTGGTATTTCTCCTCAGTTACAATGTATTCCCGACCTTGGTCAATTCCAATACAGCTTTAATTGGAGCATCTGCAGGTGTAAACGCTGTGCTTATTTTCGTTTGTGCCTATATTCCCAACCAAGAAGTTCGTGTTATTTTCTTCAACATCAAACTATGGTATATTGGTGTCGCTTTGGTGGTCAAGGATTTGGTGCTCATTGGCATGGGCGACAATATTGGTGGTGGAATGGCCCATTTGGGAGGTGCATTTTTGGGGTATATGTATGCCCGGCAACTGTTCAAAGGCAACGATATTGGTTCTGGCTTTACCAAATTGAGGAGCGCTATTATTGCCCTTTTCAAACCAAAAGAAAAGAAAGCACCCATGAAAACGGTCTACAAGAAAAAAACATCATCTAGCAGAAAAGCGGATTACGATAAACAGGCCAAACAAAAAAAGATAGATTCCATTTTGGATAAAATCAGTAAATCTGGCTATGAAAGTTTGTCCAAGGAGGAAAAGGACTTTTTGTTTAAAGCTGGTAAGGAATAA
- the recF gene encoding DNA replication/repair protein RecF (All proteins in this family for which functions are known are DNA-binding proteins that assist the filamentation of RecA onto DNA for the initiation of recombination or recombinational repair.), producing the protein MFLRHLSLVNYKNFDSKTLEFDPVINCLVGDNGVGKTNVLDAIYHLCFGKSYFNPVSTQNIKHGTEFFVVEGEFEKLNRTEKILCSFKKGTKKVIKRNDKPYEKFSEHIGFLPLVIISPSDRDLILEGSETRRKFMDGVISQSDKVYLQNLIKYNKVVAQRNSLLKYFAANRTFDRDTLSIYNEQMNTLGTAIHQKRVEFIGSFLPIFKEQYQNISEKDEQIDLSYESQLSDDTLQNLLEKNIEKDRALQYTSVGVHKDDLSFTIAGHPIKKFGSQGQQKSFLIALKLAQFHFIKKLADTTPILLLDDIFDKLDENRVSHIVGLVKDDNFGQIFISDTHADRTENVVKNIHQSYKIFTL; encoded by the coding sequence ATGTTTTTAAGACATTTATCCTTAGTCAATTACAAGAATTTCGATTCCAAGACGCTGGAATTCGACCCTGTGATCAACTGTTTGGTGGGCGATAACGGAGTGGGAAAGACCAATGTTTTGGACGCTATTTACCATTTATGCTTTGGTAAAAGCTATTTTAATCCTGTGTCCACACAAAACATAAAACACGGCACGGAATTTTTTGTGGTCGAAGGTGAATTTGAGAAGCTCAACAGAACGGAAAAAATACTTTGTTCTTTTAAAAAGGGGACCAAAAAAGTAATCAAACGCAACGATAAACCCTATGAAAAGTTCTCTGAACACATCGGTTTTTTGCCCTTGGTCATCATTTCACCATCCGACCGTGACCTTATTTTGGAAGGGAGCGAGACCCGAAGGAAGTTTATGGACGGGGTCATTTCGCAATCGGACAAAGTATATCTGCAAAACCTCATCAAGTACAATAAAGTAGTCGCACAGCGGAATTCCTTGCTTAAATATTTTGCCGCCAACCGCACCTTTGACCGCGACACCCTGAGTATTTACAACGAGCAAATGAATACCTTGGGAACGGCCATCCATCAAAAAAGGGTTGAGTTTATCGGTTCCTTTCTGCCCATTTTCAAGGAACAGTATCAAAATATCTCCGAGAAAGACGAGCAAATCGACCTCTCCTACGAAAGTCAGTTGAGCGATGACACACTTCAGAATCTCTTGGAAAAGAATATTGAAAAAGACAGAGCGTTGCAATACACCTCGGTCGGCGTTCATAAAGACGACCTCAGCTTTACCATTGCGGGACACCCCATTAAAAAATTTGGGAGTCAAGGTCAACAAAAATCCTTCTTGATTGCATTGAAACTAGCACAATTTCATTTTATAAAGAAACTGGCCGATACCACACCCATTTTATTGTTGGATGATATTTTTGACAAACTGGACGAAAACCGAGTGTCCCACATCGTTGGGTTAGTAAAAGATGACAATTTTGGACAGATTTTCATTAGTGACACCCATGCTGACCGAACTGAAAATGTGGTCAAAAACATCCATCAGAGCTATAAAATATTTACCTTGTAG
- a CDS encoding rhomboid family intramembrane serine protease, whose protein sequence is MGRLTEAVKHILIINVIMFLATQLYGDQMYQWMSLWFPKNSNFEWWQVVTHMFMHGNFMHILFNMYALWAFGTPLERIWGRNKFLFFYFSAGLGSAALHTGVNYFLFNEGMSALEGAGIARTQILDILANGQYSPGWYDIVGKSTVDSMLMAFNTPAVGASGAIYGILVAFAFMYSEAKLMLIFLPVPIKAKYFVPILIAVDLIFGIGNVNTGVAHFAHIGGALIGFIMMWYWKKNQFNNKRWD, encoded by the coding sequence ATGGGTAGACTTACCGAGGCAGTAAAGCATATTTTGATCATTAACGTGATCATGTTTCTTGCCACACAACTATATGGAGACCAAATGTACCAATGGATGTCACTTTGGTTTCCCAAAAACTCCAATTTTGAATGGTGGCAGGTGGTTACCCACATGTTTATGCACGGTAACTTTATGCATATTCTTTTTAATATGTACGCGCTTTGGGCTTTTGGTACGCCTTTGGAACGCATTTGGGGCAGGAACAAGTTCCTTTTCTTCTATTTTTCGGCAGGATTAGGTTCTGCTGCATTGCATACGGGAGTGAATTATTTTCTCTTCAACGAGGGAATGAGTGCTTTGGAAGGTGCAGGTATTGCCCGTACACAGATTTTAGATATTTTGGCCAATGGTCAATATAGTCCCGGTTGGTACGATATTGTTGGAAAAAGTACGGTGGATAGCATGTTGATGGCTTTCAATACACCAGCAGTTGGGGCATCGGGAGCTATTTATGGTATTTTGGTGGCCTTCGCATTTATGTATTCGGAGGCAAAACTGATGCTTATCTTTTTGCCCGTACCGATAAAAGCGAAGTACTTTGTGCCCATTCTTATTGCCGTTGACCTCATTTTTGGAATAGGCAATGTTAATACCGGGGTGGCACATTTTGCACACATTGGCGGTGCTTTAATTGGTTTTATAATGATGTGGTACTGGAAAAAGAATCAGTTTAACAATAAACGGTGGGATTAG
- a CDS encoding DUF721 domain-containing protein yields MAKRHSSHIPLSEALSEFIQENKLQKGMDRVDTREAWVKLMGNGVNNYTTAVELRNETLFISLSSSVLREELSLGKSKIIKMINEELGKELVKKLVLR; encoded by the coding sequence ATGGCCAAACGACATAGCTCACATATACCATTAAGCGAAGCTTTGAGCGAGTTTATCCAAGAGAACAAACTCCAAAAAGGTATGGACAGGGTAGATACCAGAGAGGCGTGGGTAAAACTTATGGGCAATGGGGTAAACAACTACACCACTGCCGTTGAACTAAGGAACGAAACGCTCTTTATCTCGCTCTCCTCTTCGGTTCTACGGGAGGAATTGAGTTTGGGCAAATCCAAAATCATTAAAATGATCAATGAGGAGTTAGGCAAGGAACTGGTGAAGAAGTTGGTCCTAAGATAA
- a CDS encoding tetratricopeptide repeat protein: MATYKKRGFKPKNKEEEAQLDEHDSTTAEVFNTLDESASKTEEWVQKNQNYILGVIGVIAVGVLAYLGYHQFIQNPKEATAANELFYPQQYFDQALASETEKDSLFTLALNGAQGKYGFLDIIEEYSGTKAANLAKYSAGMTYLNLKQYDQAIEHLEGFSSDDDIMGAMAKGGIGDAFSQLNQPEDALDYYEKAVAHSDNEFTAPRFLHKAGVVALELGEKSKALGYFERIKEEYPNSQEANGVDALIGLAQN, translated from the coding sequence ATGGCAACATACAAGAAGAGAGGCTTTAAGCCAAAAAATAAGGAAGAGGAAGCTCAGTTAGATGAACACGACAGCACAACCGCTGAAGTTTTCAACACTTTGGACGAAAGTGCCTCCAAAACCGAAGAGTGGGTTCAGAAGAACCAAAACTACATTTTAGGCGTTATTGGTGTAATTGCCGTGGGTGTTTTGGCCTATCTGGGTTACCACCAATTTATCCAGAATCCAAAAGAAGCTACCGCTGCAAACGAACTTTTTTACCCACAACAATATTTTGACCAAGCCTTAGCAAGTGAAACAGAGAAAGATTCTTTGTTCACTTTGGCATTGAACGGCGCTCAGGGTAAGTATGGTTTCTTGGATATTATCGAGGAATACAGCGGTACCAAAGCAGCGAACTTGGCCAAATATTCAGCAGGTATGACCTACTTGAACCTGAAACAATATGATCAAGCCATTGAACATTTGGAAGGATTTTCTTCTGATGACGACATTATGGGAGCTATGGCCAAAGGTGGAATTGGAGATGCTTTCTCACAATTGAACCAGCCTGAAGACGCATTGGATTATTACGAAAAAGCCGTTGCACACAGCGATAACGAGTTTACTGCACCAAGATTTTTACACAAAGCTGGTGTTGTAGCCTTGGAACTCGGGGAAAAAAGCAAAGCTTTAGGGTACTTTGAGCGCATCAAAGAAGAATATCCAAACTCACAAGAAGCCAATGGTGTTGATGCCCTAATTGGGTTGGCGCAAAACTAA